The window CTGATGCTATTTGTTCGGCGGTTTCACGCGGGATAGGTTCGCCATCGCCGGTTGAATTGATAATGCTCAGGTAAGCATCGTTTGATAAATATTCTTTTAGTTTCTTGTTATCGAAAACATTTGCGCCAAAATAATCGGAAATTTTGCTTGACGGGGGTTTTACTTCGGGAATTGTTCGTGTTAGTACCGTTTCGAGGGCTTTAAATCTGAAATTCATCATTTTTTTAGGTAATTGATAATCAAAAATAAGCTAATCTGATTATAAACCTTAAAAAATCGGATAAAAATCGAAAAAAAATCTACCAGGGCTGGCCCATTTCATATCAATATTTTAATCACACCTATATAATACTGTACATTGTTGCTATAAAATCTATAGAAAACATGGATTTTATGTGATAATATCATAGTAAATTGGCTTATTTTAAAATATTGCTTATTTTCTTTCCGATTTTTTAATGATATGTGAATATACGGTCTATTTGTGGTTGTTATTTTAATGAAATGATAAAAGTTTATTAATTTGATGTTATTTATTCGTTATTTTTTTGGTTAAATGAAAATATATCTATAATTTCAGGAAAAAATTAGAGAATTTGATTATAAAAATTGAAAAATGTATCATTTTGATAATTTTAAATCATATTTTTAATACAAAAACTCAAAATATTCTCTAATTTTAAATTATAGTAAGTGTTATTTTATAGTTTTATTAAGTTTTGTAAATATTTAATCGTTCACATATCATTCTAACTAACTAAATTTAAAAACAATGGAAGTAAACTTCACAAAAAGCAAACTCTTCGACTCGTTTCGACAGCTGACACGAGAGAAATGGGCACTTGGTGCAACAATTTTTTCGGGGAAGATCCTGGGGCTATTTATTGTAATTATTGCTATGATGGTAGTACCTGGCCTCATTTCAACATCTGCACATGCAGCCGATACTTATACGGCTCACGAAACATCAATGATCAATACGGTTAATACCATATGGACATTGGTGGCTGCGTTTTTAGTATTCGGTATGCAAGCCGGATTTGTGATGCTGGAAGCTGGTTTTGCACGTAAGCGCGAAACCGTTAACATTTTGATGGAGTGTATTTTTGATACTTGCCTTTGCGGTATTTTGTTTTGGGCTATAGGCTACGCATTTATGTTTGGCAGCGGCAACGGATTTATTGGTTGGGGTGGTGCCGACGGCAAAACCTGGTTCTTTTTACAAAATACGCCACTTACTTATGGCAGCACAGGTATCCCTGTATTAGCACACTGGATTTTCCAATACGCTTTTGCTGATACCTGCTCAACAATTGTATCCGGCGCAATGATCGGCCGTACAAGTTTCCGTGGAGATATACTTTACAGTATTGGTATCACTGGCTTTATCTACCCAATTTTAGGTCACTGGGCATGGGGCCCCGATGGCTGGTTAGTAGCCAAAGGTTTCCTTGATTTTGCTGGTTCTACAGTGGTTCACACTATTGGCGGTATCGCTTCATTAGTTGGTGCAATGGTTTTAGGCCCACGGCTAGGGCGGATATTTAAACGCGATGGCGGAGGCATGCCAGCCCCGCACAACCTTACCATTGCCGCAGTTGGTGGTTTCCTGCTTTGGTTTGGCTGGTATGGGTTTAACCCGGGTAGTACCTTATCTGCCATGGACGGACAAGGTATAGGCCGTGTAGCTGCCAATACTACTTTAGCTGCCTGCGCAGGCGGTATAGTGGCCATGTATTTTGCACTATGGTTTGGCGATACTAAAGGGAAATTTGATGTTGGCTTTACAGTTAACGGTTTCCTTGCAGGTTTAGTTGCTATTACAGCTTCGTGCTATTGGGTTAGTCCGCTTGGCGCTATATTATTAGGTGCAATATCGGGTGTTATTGTTTATTACGGTACACTTGCTTTAGAGTACTTCCGTATAGACGATCCGGTTGGTGCTGTTCCTGTACACGGCTTAAATGGTATCTGGGGTACCTTATCAATAGGCTTTTTTGCCTGCGGTAAATATGGTTTCACCGGCCCAACCGGACCAGATGATTCTAAACCGGTTACCGGCTTATTTTACGGTGGTGGTACCGAGCAGTTAATGCACCAGTTAGTAGGTAGTGCAAGCATCACTTTTGCCACATTTGCTATAGCTGGTATTATGATGTTTGTAATTGGTAAGTTCCCTTATCCATGGAAACTACGTGTAGAAGAGCATGGCGAACTAATGAAAGGCGGCATCGACGTATTTGAGCATGGTACTTCAGCTTACCCTGATCAGGAAGATGACGAAGTAAGCCTTAGCGGTTTATTCGAATCGGGTGTTAAAGCACCGTTAGCATAAAATGATATGACAGATCTGTACGGATAAGCAATTATCCGTACAGTTTCTTACACATCATAATATATTACTATCAGCTGCTTGCATGCAATGCTTTATACCGCCCAAAAAGCAAGCAGTTAATTTTTGATTTGTTACACCTTGTTTTAACCGGAAAACGACCGGCAGGGGTGAGCCATGTCAAATTTATTCAACAAAATTCATTCAACCCTTTAACAATTAAATATGAAAACCAAACAATTACTTTTACTTGCACTTTCAGCGTTTGTTTACACTGCACAGGCGCAGGACGCGGCTAAACCGGCCCCGGCCGATCCGCCTTTAACTATAACAGGCTCGGTTGATACTTATTATAAGTATGATTTTTCGGGCCATCAAAACATCCCTACAAGTTTCGCAACCGACCAGAATTCTGTATCTATCGGCATGATAGACCTGGGTTTAAAAAAGAAAGTTGGCAAAGCAGCTTTTGTAGGTGAATTGGCATTTGGCCCAAGGGGGCAGTATCAGTCTATCCCAAATGGTGATGGTACCGCTGCTAATGCGAACAATTCATTCCATATCCAGAATTTGTACGTATCGTACGATCTGACCGATAAATTCAATTTAACAGCAGGCTATATGGCTACATTTGTTGGGTACGAAGTAATTAGCCCTACAGGTAACTTTAATTATTCAACTTCATACCTGTTTACTTCAGGCCCTTTCCAGAATGCAGGTTTTAAAGCTACTTATTCATTTTCTGATAAAGTTAGTTTGATGGCGGGCATATTTAACGATAACTGGAATACCTACACTGCAAATAAAGACGTTTCAACTTTCGGCGCTCAGTTAATGATTGCCCCGGTAAAAGGCTGGACAGCATATTTTAACCTGGCAACCGGCCCTTCGTCAGGGACTATATTTGACCTGACAACTGCTTATCAAATAACCGACGCGTTTAAATTAGGTTTAAATGGTGCTACCTATACCCCTGCACATGGCGGCGGTGGTTACGATGGTGTTGCCCTTTATCCGCAATATGGCGTATCTAAAGATGTTACACTGGGCTTACGTTACGAGTATTTTGAACTTAAAGCGATTGGTACTACCCCAAAAGAACATATTTCAGGACTTACCTTTACAGCTAACTTAAAAGCAGGGCCACTTACCTTTATCCCTGAAGTTAGGTTTGACAGCTGGGGCGATAAAACTTACACATCATTTACAGATAGCAAAGGCTTAGCCACAACTTCAGCCTCGCAGTTTTCATTAGCTGCAGTATATGCTTTCTAATAAAACCTTATTATAAGTTAACTATAGCCGCCTCGCAATACGGGGCGGCTTTTTTATCTTTATACCATGAAAAATATTTTTTTGATACTGGCCTGCTGTTTTTTAGTTAAAACATCAATCGCTCAAACCGGGCAGTTAACGCTTGATGAGCGTAATAAATACATTTTTTACCAGGTTGTAGATAAGCCGGCAGTATCTGCTGACACTTTGTTTAACCGATGCCTGGCAGGGTACAGATCAAGGTATTTAAAATCGTTTTCAAAGATTGCCGTGGTGGGCAAACAATCAATTACTATTAAGTCAGCGTTTATTGTATATAGTAACGCGGGTTTAACTAAACATGAAGACGGCGATATGGCCTATGTAATGAATATTGAATTTAAAGAGGGTAAATATCGTTACTGGTTGACAGATTTTGTTTATTACCCGTATCAGCGTAATAGGTACGGCGTTTCCGAACGCAGCCCGGGAGTAGAGGTACCTCTGGAGCGCTTAAAAGACAAAGCAGGCACCAAAACTTTTGACAATTATGCAGACCAAATTGTGAAGCTTGGTATTAAAGAAGGTGAAGAAATTGCTTTATACCTGGCTACTCCGCAAAAAAAGACCACAACAACACCTAAAATAAATACGCGCAACTGGTAACTAAATTATTAGTTTGAAAGAGATTTGTTTGTTTATTTAATAAACTAATAATTTAGTTTATGTTTTATTGAAATAGTATGAAAAGTGCAATTTTTCGCAATATGATGTAATTGTATAGCGTTAAATAAGAAATTTAATTTCAACCATCATGCTAATTTCAGAATTTGATTTGTACAAGCGCGAGTGGCTTTCGCTTGTATTTAAGAACCGTAACCAACAATATGGCGCTTATGAACTAAGGAGCCATTATGGTAGTACAATGGTAAGGGCAATGGCTATAACATTTTTTAGTGTAGCGGCCTTTGGTATTACGGAAACAGTTATCTCGCGCAGCAAACCAATAGAACCCGGGCCTGATTTAGTGAGGGTGGTGCCGGTGACACTGCCTGATGACAAAGTTTATAAGATGCCGGAAAAGCATAAAGAGGCAGCTAAACCCAAGCAAGAAGTAAAACAGCAACCGCCTGCTGCAGCCAAACCGGTATCTACGCAAAATATTAATTATAAGCCTGTAGAGGATAATAAAGTAACCGAAGACCCTAAGCCAGTGGATCCAAACATTGCCAGCGGCACGGTGGATTTAAAGGTGGAAGGGAGCCCTGTAGGCACAAACGCGCCATTAGTAACTGAAGGGGTAAAGGGCGGAACAGGCACCGGAGAGGATAACGGAGAAAAAGGTATTAACGAAGTACAAGTTATGCCCGAGCCAGTTGGCGGAGTGAACGCCTGGTCTAAATTCCTGCAAAAGAACTTGCGTTATCCTATTATGGCACAGGAAGCCGGCGCCAGTGGTAAAGTATTTATGAGTTTTATTATTGAAAAGGACGGCCATCTGTCAGATATTACGGTAATGCGTAAGGTAGGGTATGGGTTTGATGAAGAAGCAACCCGTGTACTTAAAATAGCACCAGCCTGGAAACCCGGGATGCAAAATGGTCAGCCTGTACGGGTACGGTATACCATCCCTATTAATTTCCAGTTAACAGATCAGTAAATAGGTAATGTTAAAGGCCAAAGCAGGGATACCGCTTTGGCCTTTGCTTATATGGCTGTATAATATTCTTCTTTTTCGGTAGTGTGAATACTGATAACACCCGATAAGACCAGGTTAACCAATATCCGCTGGGCATTTTTACGGCTAATAGTAAGCAGTTTACAAAACTCCTTAATATCTATCCGGTTATGCTCCTGCAAATATCCCAGTAAGGCCTTTTCATTGGCCGAATATTCAATCAATACGCCCTGCTCATCGGCCGACCTTTTTAGTACGTCAACCACAATTTTACTGGCCAGTACACTTTTATCTTTCACCCGCACATATACCCACCATTTGCCGTCTTCGCCAAGGGCATAGTGTGGTTTAGTATCGCTGCTTTCAATATTCACTATCAATACCAACTTATCATCTACATACACTTCTTCAAAAACGGGTTCAAGTGCGGGGCGTATGTATTGCTGATTAGCTTTAGTGATCATATACTTCTCTTCATCCTCATACTTTACACCCGGTATCGATCCATCATCGGCAACGCCAATTAGTAACCGCCCACCCTTATTATTGGCAAACGCCACCATCGTTTTAGCTATCTTATCGCAACGGGTTATGGTCTTTTTAAAGTCTAAGGAAACCCCCTCGCCTTCAAAGATCAGCTTTTTAATATTCATCTCTATTTCTCTCTTCCTTAGTTTTGGGTAAGATAAGGGGAGAAGATCTCCATCCATCTTTCCGGGTTGGTAATAACGGTAAACCCAAATTGCTGATACAAACCATGTGCATCGGCCGTAGCTAACGACCATCGGCGTAAGCCCTGCAGATCGGGGTGTTCACGTATGGTTTGCATTAACCATTTTGATAATCCCTGGCCACGATATTCATTAAGCACAAACACGTCAGCTAAATACGCAAAAGTAGCTTTATCGCTTATTATCCTTGCGAAACCTATTTGTTTATCGTAATGATAAACACCAAAGCACATAGAATTTACTATTGCTATACGCAGCCTATCTGCGGGTATCCCTTTAGCCCAATACGATTCCTTGTCAAGGTAATGATATATCGTATCAAAGTCAAGCAGGTTTTGATCTGTGGAGATACTAAACCCTTTTTTATGATACGCCTCGTCGTTAATGATCACTTTCATAAATTATGATAATAAACGTGCATACGCTTCAGATTGTACCGTAGCGCATAGTTCGTTGTCATTATTAAATATTTCGATGGTAAAGGTGCGGATAAATTTACCCTCGCTTAGTAATATTTGCTCGGCTTCCAAAATAGTTGCATCATCTATACTAATACTAAAATGCAGGTTTTTGTGTGCCGGTTTTAAATATTGTACCTGGGCCGATTTAAGCCACACAATTACATTATGCCCCCGTCGCAAAAATATCTGATGAAAAAGCAAAGGGTAAAAAGGGTCGGCTGCCGAAAATATAGTGCCCCCGAAAATAGAGTTATTGTAATTTTTGTTAAAAATGCTTTTACTAACCTTTACTTCGACCCCCTTAAAACCCTTGGCAAACGATTTTACCCAAATGCGCTGAAAAAACAACGGCGGATAAAAGCGGATGGCCCATTTTAAGGCATTTTCTGAAATTGGCATGGCGCCTAAATATCATAAAAAAATTATGGAATGAATAATTTTGCCGGTACTAATACACCAATTTATATCCTATCCCCCTGATATTAATGATCTGCACGTTGGGGTCGGCATTCAGGTGTTTGCGCAGCCGGGTTACAAAAACATCAAGACTGCGCGCGTTAAAAAAGTTATCATCGCCCCAAATGGTATTCAGTAAAATACCTTTAGGCACCACCTGGTGTTTGTTTTTATATAACAGGCTAAGTAATTCGCTTTCCCTTGCAGTAATTCCCCACTTGTTTATGCCATGGGCAATGGTATTACGGCCGGCATCAAACAACAGGTTGCCTATTTCATAACTATTGTTTTTGCTGATGTTATCTGGCACCAACATACGGTTTGATGTAAGCAATACCTTTATACGGATGATCAGTTCTTCTACACTGAAGGGCTTTTTTAAATAATCGTTGGCGCCCAGTTCAAAGCCGGTTATTACATCCTTGGTTTGTGAACGCGCCGTGAGAAAGATAATAGGGGTTTGGGTATCGGTAGCCCTGATCCTTTTCGCCACTTCAAACCCGTCCATTTTTGGCATCATTACATCCAGCACCAGTATATGCGGCGCGTGTTGATAATAGTTTTGCAAAGCCTGTTCGCCATCGGCGGATAGTATCACTTTATAATCGCGGTCTTCTAAACTTTCCCTTACAATGTGGGCCAGCGATAACTCATCCTCGGCAAGCAGTATCTTTATTTTATCCATTGCTTAAAGGTAATGAAACGATAAATTCGGTGCCGGCACCTATTTCACTTTTTGCTATTACATTGCCACCGTGTGCTTCAATAATATGTTTAACATAACTTAAGCCCAAACCCGTGCCTTTTACATTATGCACATTGCCCGTAGGGACGCGATAAAATTTATCAAATATCATACTCAGGTTAGCCGCCGCTATGCCAATGCCATTATCCTTAACGGAAAAGCAGACGAAGCCACCTTGCTGATAACAGGTGATAGCAATATCGACCGTATTGCCGGCATATTTGATGGCATTATCAACCAAATTATTTAGCACGTTGCGAAAATGGAACAGGTCGGCATCAACGGTGTTTATTCCATCCTTATTTAAATAGGTGATGTTTACTTCTTTACCAATTTGTATTTGTTCGGTGTTAATAATATCATTTATTACCTCATTAATGTCCACCTGTACTTTATGAAGCTGTATTTCCTTATTTTCAAAAGTAGCAATATTCAATACCTTGGTTACCAAATCATTCAAGCGATTTAATTCATTGCGCGATGTTTGCAGGTAGCGTTGTGTTTTTTCGGTATCATTCAATGCGTTAAACTTTTGCAGCCCTTCAATGGCTACGGTAATTGTGGCTATCGGGGTTTTCAGCTCGTGCGTCATGTTGTTGATGAAATCGTCTTTCAGATCGGCCAGTTTTTTTTGCTGAAGAATAATGCGGATGGTATACGCAAACGATACGGCGGTGAGTATAATGAGCAATACCGAAGCAATAAGTGTAAACGCCATTGCTTTTAACACCGCATATTTTGAACCTTTAAAAATGGCCTGCAGGTACAAAGGCGGTTTGTTGGCAGAAAGCCCAAATATGCGCATACCGTAGTATTTGTATTCCTGTTCGGTAGTTGCACTGGGCCGCGTTGTGGTATCTATAATAGCATGATGCTCTGAAAGGTTTAAGTAATACGGTGCGTTGATATGTTGAATTTTCAAAGCGGCATCGAAATATTTTTGCAATTTCAGCCGTTCGGTTTGCAGGTAATTAGCTGCCAATACACCTATTCCCCTGCGCTGAAATTGGCCGCCGCGTGCAAGAAAAGTATCCCTGGCGGCACCTTTATATTTATCCATAATCATCTTCATATGGGCTTTATTAACAGGATCGCCCATATCTACTGTGGTTAAAACCCCCCAAAGGGATTGCATGGTAGTTGGCACGTAAAACGACATTTCGGTCAGCACCTCCGGCACTGTTGCTTTATGCTTGATCATCCGTTTATAGAAATCCCAGCGCCTGTTATCAATAGCTATAGTTGGCGATAAAATTTCGCCCGACAAAGGATCGATCGATATTTTTGACTTATCCGGAATTGCTATATAGGAACGTTGCGCGATGAGATTTTTTTTTGGCGGCAATGTAACGGTGGAATTTGCCAACGGACCAGGTTTAGTTAATGTGATGACTGTGCCGTTTTTACCTACAAGATATTTTGGGGAATTTGCAAAGATGTCTTTTGGAGTGATGGTTACGGGCTTAGCGGCCAGGGGGGCAAACATCCGTAAAGGGGTTATAGTCCTGTTCACTGGAATTAGTCCAAGCATGCCACCCGTCGGAGTGCTCATGTAAATGTTATAGGAGAAAAAAGGCCCCTTTGCATCCGTGAACGTTGTGGAGGTAGTATCTACTTTGATTTTGATTTGGCTGGTATCACTCAGCCGTTTTACCATCATCACCCGTATCGAATCAAAATACCTTTTCTTGCAACTGTCCAACGCCTGCTGCATGGCTATATCAATTTTATTTTCGAATGTTTTTTTGTTGACATAATAAGCATTCACTGTCCAGTACAGCTGAAAAGCAACTATAGCGATCAATGAAAGCGATACCAGCCCGAATGCAATTTTTAATTTCTTTTCCATTATGAATATTAGCCTGGATAAAGGTATTTATCCCATAGTGAATTTGCTTATTCTGTTAACACACATTAACATAAAGTAAGGGATTTTAATTAAATCACTATTTGTAACTTTTTTGCTTTAAATGAAAAATGGATGAAAATTTTTAAACAAAGTACCATGGTTCACGTTTTAGGTTTATGTTACTTAACAGAATAGTTTATCAGTTATTTAATACCTATGAAAAAGCAAATTTTAAGTTTAGCCCTTGTGGCGACGATAATCGGGTCAATTGCAGCGGGCTGCAGTTCCAATAAAGCAGCAAGTGGCACAGACAGTGCAAGAGTGGATTCGGCAAAAATGAGTGCGCCGGCTAAAACCGATACCACCATGCGGACCGATACCATGAAAAAGGATACCACCAAAACGCCGCCAAAAATGTAAAGATCAGTTCATAAAAAAAGAGGCTGTCTCAGAAGTCCGAGAACAGCCTCTTTTTCTTTAACTTATTCGGATGGAGGTGGTAGAGAGCGTTTCGCACAAACGATTCTCAGAACCTTGATTTTACTTATGAGACAATCTCTTTTTTTTAGGTTCTTCTATCTGGTGTAATACAGCAAAACTGCGCCGCATGCGAACGGTTTACAGTTCACAAGTTTCAGCTCTAAATCGTTTTTTAAAGGATTAAAAGTTTGCTGTCCGTTACCAAGTTCAGCAGGGTTTACGAATAAATAAAACTCGTCAACCAAATCATGCTGAATTAATGAGGATGCAAACGAGTCGCCCCCATAAACAATAATATCTTTTCCGTTTTTGTTTTTCAAAACTTTTATTTCCTCTTTTATATCGCCGCTTATAATTGTTGTATTGTCCCACTTGCTGACCTTGAGCGTATTTGAAAAAACGGCATTAGGAATCTCTTTGAATAACTTTCCCAATTGATGCTCGGTATCGTTGGGGTTGCTTGCTACTTCGGCCCAATATGGAATAAAACCCTCTGCTGTTTTTCGTCCATGTAAAATGCAGTCAACACTCTTAAGGTTGTCGATACTAAAATTCGACATTCCGCTGTCCCATTTGTTATCAAGTAAAATATTCATTTGTAATTTTAACTTTCTCATGTCGATCCATTTTATGGTTAGTTGATATTTCAAAGTTACATGGTCGATGACTACAGGAAAAGGCAAAATCACGACATTTTAACGTTATGATTACGACATTTTAAGAAAGTTGCCATCGCAATTACACATTCGCTTTAAAATAAAAAAGAGGCTATCCTTTTGAGACAGCCTCTTTTTCATTTTAATATTGTCTTAGTACTTCAAATGCTTTATCAGGCATGCCAATAGGGGCTCCCGGCGGCATCTCCAAAGCGGGTTGAGGCTGGAATTTATCTGGTGATTTCTCAAATTCCTCAATTTCCGATAACCCCAATAGTAGCGAAGCTTTTTGCTTGGCTTCAGCGCTCGTCGCTTTGCCCTTCATCCATTCCTCCAGGTCATGCACTTTTAACAAAGCTTCGCCGCGCACGTTTTCGCCGGTATGGGTATCGGCAGCTAACGATAACAGGTGTTTTAACATCAGGTTATTCACCAGTATTTGCAATTCTCCTTTGTAGCCTGGTAATAATGGGGCCTTCCATGTTTTATCCAGCATCTTATCCAATACCGGTAATAAGCCAGGCTGTTTGCTGTCGCGGGCGTTGTATTCAATTAAGCGGGCCGCCCGTTCACTGTTCAGCATATAATCAATAGTTGTTTCTGCAGCAGTTTCGGCAGCAGCAATAGGGTCAAAGGTTGGCCCGGTATGTCCGCCAAAAGTTTCCACACTTCCCGGGTAACCTGTAGGGCGCGGCGGAATTTTCTGTATCAGGCCTTCAGGCAATGCCAAAGCATCCGGGGTAATAGTGGCCATCATGGCATCAAATGCACGCCATTGCTCGGCAGGGTCAACCATCTTAGTAGGTTCCTGTCCATCGTTTTTAAGCGCATGGGTAAAATATAGGCCACCAATTGATTTGGCTACTGCTTCTAACTGATAACGATGTAACAGATACATGGGCACCAGTACTTCTTCTATAGTAGACATCGGCGCATTTTCGCGGATGGCCTTTTCAGAAAAATTATCCAATACTTTGCGCCTGATGCTCATTAACTTATTAAGCTGATCAATAGGGTTTACGCCATCATCCCATTGGTTGGACATGGGGTGCACGTAGCCGCCAATATCAGGGATATATTTGTACCCATCGGCCAGGGTTTGTTTCATAATTTTGTCCAGCGCGTTGTTTTCGTCTACATTTTTAGGAAAATCGGAATAGCCCCAAATGATAGCCCGTTTGTCCCAGCTGCCAATACCTTTTGCATAAGCGTTGCTAATGTCGATAGTGCCGTCGGCTTTCATATCAAAGCGCGGGAAGGGATAATCCATTACCGATGCGCGGTCTTTAGGGCTTGCAGCAAAGTTGTGCGTTAAACCTAATGTGTGGCCAATTTCGTGCGCCGATAATTGCCTGATGCGGGCCAGCGCCATTTCTTCCATTTTTTTGCTAACCGGTTTGCCATCCTCATAGGGTTGTAACAAGCCTTCAGCAATCAGGTAATCTTCACGGTGCCTGTCAGACCCTAAGGTAACTACCCCTTTAATAATTTCACCGGTACGTGGATCGATGTAGGATGAGCCGTAAGAGAATGCCCGGTTTGGCGTACCCGAACGGGTAACCCAGTTAACCACATTATAACGGATATCCATCGGGTCAGCACCTTCAGGCAGTTCCTTAACTATAAAAGCATTTTTATAGCCAGCTGCCTCAAAAGCCTGGTTCCACCAGCTACCGCCTTCTATCAAAGCTTTTTTAATAATAGGCTGCGCCCCGCGGTCGATATAGTATACAATCGGCTCAACCGGCTCGCTTACTGATGCCGACGGGTCTTTTTTGATCAACCTGTGGCGTTCAATGAATTTTTTTGTGATCGGTTCGCTCATAGGTGCAGCAAAATCCATGTACTGGAAGTTAAAGAAGCCCGAGCGGGGATCGAACTTACGCATTTTATAACCGGGTTCAGGCAGTTCAATAAAGGCCTGGTGCTCGTTCAGTGTAACCGAAGTAGGGTCGGGGGCAACACCGCCGCCCCTACGCCCGCCGCCGCCCGAACCTGCAAAGGTTAACATAGCTTCAAATTCGGAGTTTTTAGGAAAGTTTTTGGTATTATCCATATACACAACCGAACGGGTATCATCTAAACGGTAACCTCCGCCTGCGCCGCCACCACCGCGGTTTCCTGCAGCCTGCGCCGTACCTGGATTTCCACTGCCGCTGCCCAGGCCGTCGCCAACGTGCATTACATCGCGTACTACAAATGGGGTAAAATCAATTAACACCTTATCGCCCTCAATGGCCGCCGGACTAAAGCCGAACAGTACAGATTTGGCAAAGTTATGCTCAACCGCTTTCACTTCGTCAGGGTTACCATTTACAGCGCGGTAATTAGTTACCGGTTGAACTAATAACACTTTT of the Mucilaginibacter boryungensis genome contains:
- a CDS encoding sensor histidine kinase; translation: MEKKLKIAFGLVSLSLIAIVAFQLYWTVNAYYVNKKTFENKIDIAMQQALDSCKKRYFDSIRVMMVKRLSDTSQIKIKVDTTSTTFTDAKGPFFSYNIYMSTPTGGMLGLIPVNRTITPLRMFAPLAAKPVTITPKDIFANSPKYLVGKNGTVITLTKPGPLANSTVTLPPKKNLIAQRSYIAIPDKSKISIDPLSGEILSPTIAIDNRRWDFYKRMIKHKATVPEVLTEMSFYVPTTMQSLWGVLTTVDMGDPVNKAHMKMIMDKYKGAARDTFLARGGQFQRRGIGVLAANYLQTERLKLQKYFDAALKIQHINAPYYLNLSEHHAIIDTTTRPSATTEQEYKYYGMRIFGLSANKPPLYLQAIFKGSKYAVLKAMAFTLIASVLLIILTAVSFAYTIRIILQQKKLADLKDDFINNMTHELKTPIATITVAIEGLQKFNALNDTEKTQRYLQTSRNELNRLNDLVTKVLNIATFENKEIQLHKVQVDINEVINDIINTEQIQIGKEVNITYLNKDGINTVDADLFHFRNVLNNLVDNAIKYAGNTVDIAITCYQQGGFVCFSVKDNGIGIAAANLSMIFDKFYRVPTGNVHNVKGTGLGLSYVKHIIEAHGGNVIAKSEIGAGTEFIVSLPLSNG
- a CDS encoding dihydrofolate reductase family protein, translated to MRKLKLQMNILLDNKWDSGMSNFSIDNLKSVDCILHGRKTAEGFIPYWAEVASNPNDTEHQLGKLFKEIPNAVFSNTLKVSKWDNTTIISGDIKEEIKVLKNKNGKDIIVYGGDSFASSLIQHDLVDEFYLFVNPAELGNGQQTFNPLKNDLELKLVNCKPFACGAVLLYYTR
- a CDS encoding zinc-dependent metalloprotease; translated protein: MKKILLFFCTALGSLTLVNAQNRQPGGNTNGPATSISSITQNLKKFDGYFNFYYDDKTGKIYLEIDKFNTEFLYFSSLVDGVGNGGAERGQASSVIVKFEKVGPKVLLVQPVTNYRAVNGNPDEVKAVEHNFAKSVLFGFSPAAIEGDKVLIDFTPFVVRDVMHVGDGLGSGSGNPGTAQAAGNRGGGGAGGGYRLDDTRSVVYMDNTKNFPKNSEFEAMLTFAGSGGGGRRGGGVAPDPTSVTLNEHQAFIELPEPGYKMRKFDPRSGFFNFQYMDFAAPMSEPITKKFIERHRLIKKDPSASVSEPVEPIVYYIDRGAQPIIKKALIEGGSWWNQAFEAAGYKNAFIVKELPEGADPMDIRYNVVNWVTRSGTPNRAFSYGSSYIDPRTGEIIKGVVTLGSDRHREDYLIAEGLLQPYEDGKPVSKKMEEMALARIRQLSAHEIGHTLGLTHNFAASPKDRASVMDYPFPRFDMKADGTIDISNAYAKGIGSWDKRAIIWGYSDFPKNVDENNALDKIMKQTLADGYKYIPDIGGYVHPMSNQWDDGVNPIDQLNKLMSIRRKVLDNFSEKAIRENAPMSTIEEVLVPMYLLHRYQLEAVAKSIGGLYFTHALKNDGQEPTKMVDPAEQWRAFDAMMATITPDALALPEGLIQKIPPRPTGYPGSVETFGGHTGPTFDPIAAAETAAETTIDYMLNSERAARLIEYNARDSKQPGLLPVLDKMLDKTWKAPLLPGYKGELQILVNNLMLKHLLSLAADTHTGENVRGEALLKVHDLEEWMKGKATSAEAKQKASLLLGLSEIEEFEKSPDKFQPQPALEMPPGAPIGMPDKAFEVLRQY